Part of the Algiphilus sp. genome is shown below.
CACGCACATCGACGGCGTGGCCTACAGCATCGCCAGCCTCATCGCGATGGGTGGCCAGCAGGTGCGCATGAGCGCCAGCGGCCGCTTCATGGTGCACGCGCCGTGGGTCATCGCACTGGGCAACAGCCGCGAACTGCGGATGACGGCCGATGTGCTCGACGGCTACGCCGAGTCGATGACCGAGGCGTATATCAAGCACACCGGCGCCGACTCGCGCGACACGGTCATGGGCCTGCTGACCGACGGCGAGGACCACTACTACTCCGCGGAGGAAGCCCGCGACGCCGGCTTTGTCGACGAGATCGACGACGAGCTGGACATCGCCGCGCACGCCACCTCGCGTCCGTTCCGCGCTGTTCGGGGCGTACCCGAAGGCGCCTTGAAGCCCGCCGCCTCCAAGCGGCAACGCCCCACCACCCCCGAACCAACCAACGAGGACACCATCATGTGGAAGTCTCTTGCCCGCGCGCACGGCATCAAGCTCTCGGCGGACGCCGACGAGGCAGCCGCCCGCGCCCAGCTCGTCACGCACTTCAACCTGTCGGCGGACGCCGAGGATGACGACATCGTCGCCGCCGCCACCAAGCCCGCGCAGCCCGCGCCGGCGGCCGGCGGCGGCGATGACCCGCACGCTGCCTTCCGCGCCGCCGAGTCCACCCGCCGCAACAACATCCGCGCCGTGTTCCGGCCGTTCCGCGAGCACGACGGCGTCGCCGAGGTCGAGGAATCCTGCCTGGACAACCTCGAATGCACCGCCGAGCAGGCCCGCGCCAAGCTGCTGGACAAGCTCGGCGACGACCAGGAGCCCATCGCCGGCGGCGGGCGCGTGGAGATCACCCGGGACCAGCGCGACACCATGCGTACCGGCATGGCCACGGCCATGCTGCACCGCGCCCAGCCGTCCGCCCACCAGCTGGACGACGCCGCCCGCAACTACCGCGGCATGCGCGCGCTGGACATCGCCCGCGAGTGCCTGGCCGCGGCCGGCGTCAACACCCGGGGCCGCACCCCGGGCGAGATCGCCGTCATGGCGCTGCACTCCACGGACGACTTCCCGTTCATCCTGGAGAACATCGCCAACAAGACCCTGCGCGGCGCCTACGAGGGCACCCCGCGTAGCTTCGTGCCGTACTCCCGCCAGGTGACGCTGCCGGACTTCAAGGAGGTGTCCCGCGTGCAGCTCGGCGGCGCGCCGAACCTCAAGCGGGTGCTGGAGGGCGCGGAGTACGAAGTCGGCACCATCGGCGAGGGCCGCGAGAAGTACCGCGCCCAGAAGTACGGCCGGCTGGTGCCCTTCACCTGGGAGATGGTCATCAACGATGACCTGGACGCCTTCATGCGGCTGCTGCAGATGTTCGGCCGCTCCGCCGGCGACCTGGAGTCGGATCTGGTGTACGGCATCTTCACCGGCAACCCGAACATGGCGGACGGCACGCCGCTGTTCCACGCCGACCACGGCAACCTCGGCACCGGCGGCGCCATCAGCGACACCACGCTCAGCGAGATCCGCGAGCTGATGCTGCTGCAGAAGGGCATCGAGGGCCGCTACATCACCGTGCGGCCGGAGTTCCTGATCGTGCCCCCGGCGCTGCAGACCATCGCCGAGAAGCAGCTCGCCATCGTCCAGCCGAACAAGGCCGACGATGTGTCGGTGTTCAGCAACGCGCTGCGCCTGATCGTCGAGCCCCGCCTGCAGGACGACTCGGCCGCGGCCTGGTACGCGGCCGCCAGCCCCAACGCGGTGGACACCATCGAGTACGGCTACCTCGAGGGCAACGAGGGCGTGTTCACCGAGAGCTGGCAGGACCGGGAGCGCGACGGCTTCGTCGTCAAGTGCCGCCACGTGTTCGCCACCAAGGCCATTGACCACAAGGGCCTGGCGAAGAACGCCGGCGAGTAAGCCACCACGGACCCCGGCGCCGGCACGGGCCGGGTTCTCTGAACCCTGACAGGAGTAGCACCCATGAAGAACCAGCACAAGATTCACGGCGGCGAGATCGTCGCCCCGGCCCCGGCGCAGGTCGCCTCCGGCGGGGTGGCGCTTTTCAGCGCCATCCTCGGCGTGGCCGTCGGTGCCTACGAAAGCGGCGAGCTGGGCGTGTTCAAGACCCACGGCCAGGACACGCTGCCGAAGGTCGAGGCCGACGACATGAGCACCGTCGGCGAGATGCTGTTCTGGGACGTGTCCGAGGGCGCTTTCAGCAACGGCACGGCCGAGGCCGGCGACATCGAGAACTGCGCCTACGTGGCCGAGCCGGCCGACGACACCGTGACCACGGTCACCGTCGAGCTCTGCCCCGGCCTCGGCACCGTCGCGCAGGCGTAGCAGCACGCCATGAGCTGGGCCGAAGCACTCGACGCCATGGACGGCGCCACCTTCGACTCCTTCGGGGAGCCGGGCACGCTCACGCCCCCCGAAGGTGCGGCGGTGTCCGTGCGCGCGATCGTGGATCGCCGCACGGAAGTGCAGGGCCAGCTCGGCCGCATCATCGACCCGACCCCCAGCGTCAGCCTGCTGCGCAGCGAGGTCGGTGAGTACCCGCGGGGCGTGCTCGTCGTCGATGCCGAAACCTGGACGCTGAACGGTCCGGTGGAAGGTGAGGACGACGAGCACGTCATCCGCATGTGGCTGCTGGAGGGCGCGGCATGAGCTACGTGCCCATGGACCAGCGCATCGTCGACGAGCTGGCGCGCATCGTCGCGCTGGTGCCCGGCATCGACGATGTGCAGTCCGAGCCCTACGTGTCGGCACCGCGCGTCGACTGCGCCGTCGAGATCGACGACGACGAGGAATCCGGCATCCAGCACAGCAAGGGCAAGCGCGGGGCTTCGCTGAACGTGAAGCTGCGGATGTTCCGCCGCGTCAGCCCGAGCGACGACGAGTCCCCGCGCGCATCCATGCGCGCGCTGCTCTACGCCATCCGCTGGCGGCTGGCGCAGTGCGACATCCAGCAGTTCCCGCCCGGCACGCGGGAGATCACCGTCGGCGGCCGGACCTTCTTCAACC
Proteins encoded:
- a CDS encoding ClpP-like prohead protease/major capsid protein fusion protein codes for the protein MNWKQLAQALKLPLSASASDGDARLAVMQCLGLDAGASLADITSAARASGVRQPLALNDGGGARRMPVAHGDWWQAYALAPRGDLDDGARAEVLIYGDIGDSIFGDTVAARDLVATLSELDADELDVRINSFGGSVADGLAIFSALRRYEGAVTTHIDGVAYSIASLIAMGGQQVRMSASGRFMVHAPWVIALGNSRELRMTADVLDGYAESMTEAYIKHTGADSRDTVMGLLTDGEDHYYSAEEARDAGFVDEIDDELDIAAHATSRPFRAVRGVPEGALKPAASKRQRPTTPEPTNEDTIMWKSLARAHGIKLSADADEAAARAQLVTHFNLSADAEDDDIVAAATKPAQPAPAAGGGDDPHAAFRAAESTRRNNIRAVFRPFREHDGVAEVEESCLDNLECTAEQARAKLLDKLGDDQEPIAGGGRVEITRDQRDTMRTGMATAMLHRAQPSAHQLDDAARNYRGMRALDIARECLAAAGVNTRGRTPGEIAVMALHSTDDFPFILENIANKTLRGAYEGTPRSFVPYSRQVTLPDFKEVSRVQLGGAPNLKRVLEGAEYEVGTIGEGREKYRAQKYGRLVPFTWEMVINDDLDAFMRLLQMFGRSAGDLESDLVYGIFTGNPNMADGTPLFHADHGNLGTGGAISDTTLSEIRELMLLQKGIEGRYITVRPEFLIVPPALQTIAEKQLAIVQPNKADDVSVFSNALRLIVEPRLQDDSAAAWYAAASPNAVDTIEYGYLEGNEGVFTESWQDRERDGFVVKCRHVFATKAIDHKGLAKNAGE
- a CDS encoding DUF2190 family protein, producing MKNQHKIHGGEIVAPAPAQVASGGVALFSAILGVAVGAYESGELGVFKTHGQDTLPKVEADDMSTVGEMLFWDVSEGAFSNGTAEAGDIENCAYVAEPADDTVTTVTVELCPGLGTVAQA